The following proteins come from a genomic window of Diceros bicornis minor isolate mBicDic1 chromosome 4, mDicBic1.mat.cur, whole genome shotgun sequence:
- the SYPL2 gene encoding synaptophysin-like protein 2, with product MSSTESSSRTADKSPRQQVDRLLEGVRWGRLEEPLGFIKVLQWLFAIFAFGSCGSYSGETGATVRCNNDAKDVSSIIVAFGYPFRLNRVQYEMPLCDEESTSKTMHLMGDFSAPAEFFVTLGIFSFFYTMAALVIYLRFHKLYTENRRFPLVDFCVTVSFTFFWLVAAAAWGKGLTDVKGATRPSSLTAAMSVCHGEEAVCSAGATPSMGLANISVLFGFINFFLWAGNCWFVFKETPWHGQGQDQDQGQGPNQESAAEQGAVEKQ from the exons ATGTCCTCGACAGAGAGCTCCAGTCGCACGGCGGACAAGTCGCCGCGCCAGCAG GTGGACCGCCTGCTCGAGGGGGTGCGCTGGGGGAGGCTAGAGGAGCCTCTGGGCTTCATCAAAGTTCTCCAGTGG CTCTTTGCTATTTTCGCCTTCGGGTCCTGCGGCTCCTACAGCGGGGAGACAGGAGCAACGGTTCGCTGCAACAACGATGCCAAGGACGTGAGCTCCATCATCGTTGCGTTCGGCTATCCCTTCAG GTTGAACCGGGTCCAGTATGAGATGCCCCTCTGCGACGAAGAATCCACCTCTAAGACCATGCACCTCATGGGGGACTTCTCTGCCCCTGCTGAGTTCTTTGTGACCCTGGGcatcttttccttcttctatacCATGGCTGCACTAGTCATCTACCTGCGCTTCCACAAACTCTACACGGAGAACAGGCGCTTCCCGCTGGTG GACTTCTGTGTGACTGTCTCCTTCACCTTCTTCTGGCTGGTAGCTGCCGCTGCCTGGGGCAAGGGCCTGACCGACGTCAAGGGGGCCACACGGCCATCCAGCCTGACCGCAGCCATGTCCGTGTGCCACGGAGAGGAAGCAGTGTGCAGTGCTGGGGCCACTCCCTCCATGGGACTAGCCAACATCTCCGTG CTCTTCGGCTTTATCAACTTCTTCCTGTGGGCCGGGAACTGTTGGTTTGTGTTCAAGGAGACCCCATGGCAtgggcagggccaggaccaggaccaGGGCCAGGGCCCCAACCAGGAGAGCGCAGCTGAGCAGGGAGCAGTGGAGAAGCAGTAA
- the ATXN7L2 gene encoding ataxin-7-like protein 2 isoform X1 has translation MAVRERAAAAMAALERRVPSLDDFAGQSWSSWVERADLPVADGAELEENNKNTKKMDAMTLIKEDMSIFGHCPAHDDFYLVVCNHCSQVVKPQAFQKHCERRHGPLSKLYARAPPPPPAPASSQKCHVVNGQGPACRAPGSTKTSSREKGQGSRSRGHHPPEKTQKDNLCLFVPVVNLEKMSSLPKPDGHGIRVAPPSAFLSQPGGLTKDSPGKNPTAPTSKEPSGRESIEITLSEGPSHRTEGSPPEKEASGARLPPKTHRKMARKECDLNRQCGVINPETKKICTRLLTCKIHSVHQRREVQGRAKDFDVLVAELKANSRKGESPKEKSPGRKEPALERASQEPLSSVQVVAAAAAPSSTFSARDKQTYPYCALPRSRASSESELDDDGPCGGDGDPGLFPFPLPRGGAQASSEESEEEGTSDDLHLPPDCHYATRPPRPQAFCTFGSRLVSPGCYVFSRRLDRFCSALSSMLERHLSSHMWKKIPPAAEPPSHLVSSPLSAPLSPSSTGSCHRLPGPPHRPACPASTPPTKDSHVPSYPAGSPSVAAACSQAECTGGSQAITSPLPANTPSPSFSKLPPSKASKSSKGKDRAEVEAPSRKRKLSPGPTTFKRTCILEPTGKGKPSGCRSLSAKTKTALGMGLNGTVGPRVKRAGPLDCRGSPHQPPTPVKASQLDNRGAAGHPAKALPTNCLSEEEVAKKRKNLATYCRPVKAKHCQAGAPADAACSVRRKKPGPALAFEEKCSTLKSKAH, from the exons ATGGCGGTGCGTGAACGCGCGGCGGCAGCAATGGCCGCTCTGGAGCGGCGGGTGCCGAGTCTCGATGACTTCGCGGGACAGAGCTGGAGCTCGTGGGTGGAGCGGGCCGACCTGCCCGTGGCTGACG GGGCTGAGTTGGAAGAGAAtaacaaaaacacaaagaagaTGGATGCCATGACCCTCATTAAAGAAG ACATGTCCATCTTCGGGCACTGCCCTGCCCATGACGACTTCTATTTGGTTGTGTGTAACCACTGCAGCCAAGTGGTGAAGCCTCAAGCTTTCCAGAAGCACTGCG AAAGAAGACATGGGCCCCTCAGCAAGCTTTACGCCcgggccccacccccacctccagcccctgccaGCTCTCAGAAATGCCATGTAGTGAATGGGCAGGGCCCAGCTTGTAGGGCCCCAGGTTCCACCAAAACCTCCTCCAGGGAGAAGGGCCAGGGGTCCCGGAGCCGTGGCCACCACCCTCCTGAGAAGACCCAGAAGGACAACCTCTG CCTTTTCGTGCCTGTGGTGAATTTGGAGAAGATGTCCAGTCTCCCGAAGCCTGATGGACATGGAATTAGGGTGGCCCCGCCCTCTGCTTTCCTCAGCCAGCCAGGCGGCCTCACCAAGGACTCCCCTGGAAAAAACCCCACGGCACCCACTTCTAAAGAACCTTCTGGCAGAGAGAGCATCGAGATAACCCTCAGCGAGGGCCCCAGTCACCGGACTGAAGGCAGCCCCCCTGAAAAGGAGGCTAGTGGGGCCAGGCTGCCCCCTAAAACACACCGGAAGATGGCCC GGAAGGAGTGCGACCTCAACAGGCAGTGTGGGGTAATAAATCCAGAGACCAAAAAGATCTGTACCCGCCTGCTGACCTGCAAG ATCCACTCGGTGCACCAGCGCCGGGAGGTCCAGGGCCGGGCCAAGGACTTTGATGTGCTAGTGGCAGAGCTGAAGGCCAACTCCCGCAAAGGGGAGTCTCCCAAGGAGAAGAGCCCAGGGCGTAAGGAGCCAGCTCTCGAGCGCGCCTCCCAGGAGCCCCTCTCCTCAGTCCAGGTTGTGGCAGCAGCGGCTGCGCCCAGCAGCACCTTCTCTGCTCGTGACAAGCAGACCTACCCATACTGTGCATTGCCCAG GTCCCGGGCCTCCTCTGAAAGTGAGTTGGATGATGATGGCCcctgtggtggtgatggtgacccAGGCCTGttccccttccctctgccccggggtggggcccaggcctcCAGCGAGgagagtgaggaggaggggacatCTGATGATCTCCACCTCCCCCCTGACTGCCATTATGCAACCCGGCCCCCGCGGCCACAGGCG ttctGCACCTTTGGGAGCCGGCTGGTGAGTCCAGGATGCTACGTGTTTAGCCGCCGGCTGGACCGGTTCTGCTCGGCACTGAGCTCCATGCTGGAACGGCACCTCAGCTCACACATGTGGAA GAAGATCCCACCGGCGGCTGAGCCTCCATCCCACCTTGTCAGCTCACCCCTGTCTGCTCCCCTGAGCCCATCCTCTACGGGCAGCTGCCACCGCCTTCCAGGCCCACCACACAGACCTGCCTGCCCAGCCTCCACGCCCCCCACCAAGGACAGCCATGTCCCCAGCTACCCTGCAGGCTCCCCCAGTGTGGCAGCCGCCTGCAGCCAGGCAGAATGCACAGGTGGGAGCCAGGCCATCACCTCACCACTGCCTGCCAACACACCATCCCCGTCCTTCAGCAAGCTCCCTCCTTCGAAGGCCAGCAAGTCGTCCAAAGGCAAGGACAGAGCTGAGGTGGAGGCGCCTTCTCGAAAGCGAAAGTTATCCCCAGGCCCCACCACTTTCAAACGGACCTGCATCCTGGAGCCCACTGGAAAAGGCAAACCCTCTGGCTGCCGTAGCCTCTCGGCCAAGACTAAAACAGCCCTAGGCATGGGGCTTAATGGGACGGTGGGGCCAAGAGTGAAGAGGGCAGGGCCCCTGGACTGTCGGGGTTCCCCTCATCAGCCCCCCACACCGGTCAAGGCTTCTCAGCTGGACAACCGGGGAGCGGCTGGACACCCAGCCAAGGCCCTACCAACCAACTGCCTCTCTGAGGAAGAGGTAGCCAAGAAGCGGAAAAACCTGGCCACTTACTGCCGGCCAGTGAAGGCCAAGCACTGCCAGGCTGGCGCCCCAGCCGATGCGGCCTGCTCTGTGCGCCGCAAGAAGCCGGGTCCAGCCCTGGCCTTTGAGGAGAAGTGTTCTACACTGAAG TCAAAAGCCCATTAA
- the ATXN7L2 gene encoding ataxin-7-like protein 2 isoform X2, whose amino-acid sequence MAVRERAAAAMAALERRVPSLDDFAGQSWSSWVERADLPVADGAELEENNKNTKKMDAMTLIKEERRHGPLSKLYARAPPPPPAPASSQKCHVVNGQGPACRAPGSTKTSSREKGQGSRSRGHHPPEKTQKDNLCLFVPVVNLEKMSSLPKPDGHGIRVAPPSAFLSQPGGLTKDSPGKNPTAPTSKEPSGRESIEITLSEGPSHRTEGSPPEKEASGARLPPKTHRKMARKECDLNRQCGVINPETKKICTRLLTCKIHSVHQRREVQGRAKDFDVLVAELKANSRKGESPKEKSPGRKEPALERASQEPLSSVQVVAAAAAPSSTFSARDKQTYPYCALPRSRASSESELDDDGPCGGDGDPGLFPFPLPRGGAQASSEESEEEGTSDDLHLPPDCHYATRPPRPQAFCTFGSRLVSPGCYVFSRRLDRFCSALSSMLERHLSSHMWKKIPPAAEPPSHLVSSPLSAPLSPSSTGSCHRLPGPPHRPACPASTPPTKDSHVPSYPAGSPSVAAACSQAECTGGSQAITSPLPANTPSPSFSKLPPSKASKSSKGKDRAEVEAPSRKRKLSPGPTTFKRTCILEPTGKGKPSGCRSLSAKTKTALGMGLNGTVGPRVKRAGPLDCRGSPHQPPTPVKASQLDNRGAAGHPAKALPTNCLSEEEVAKKRKNLATYCRPVKAKHCQAGAPADAACSVRRKKPGPALAFEEKCSTLKSKAH is encoded by the exons ATGGCGGTGCGTGAACGCGCGGCGGCAGCAATGGCCGCTCTGGAGCGGCGGGTGCCGAGTCTCGATGACTTCGCGGGACAGAGCTGGAGCTCGTGGGTGGAGCGGGCCGACCTGCCCGTGGCTGACG GGGCTGAGTTGGAAGAGAAtaacaaaaacacaaagaagaTGGATGCCATGACCCTCATTAAAGAAG AAAGAAGACATGGGCCCCTCAGCAAGCTTTACGCCcgggccccacccccacctccagcccctgccaGCTCTCAGAAATGCCATGTAGTGAATGGGCAGGGCCCAGCTTGTAGGGCCCCAGGTTCCACCAAAACCTCCTCCAGGGAGAAGGGCCAGGGGTCCCGGAGCCGTGGCCACCACCCTCCTGAGAAGACCCAGAAGGACAACCTCTG CCTTTTCGTGCCTGTGGTGAATTTGGAGAAGATGTCCAGTCTCCCGAAGCCTGATGGACATGGAATTAGGGTGGCCCCGCCCTCTGCTTTCCTCAGCCAGCCAGGCGGCCTCACCAAGGACTCCCCTGGAAAAAACCCCACGGCACCCACTTCTAAAGAACCTTCTGGCAGAGAGAGCATCGAGATAACCCTCAGCGAGGGCCCCAGTCACCGGACTGAAGGCAGCCCCCCTGAAAAGGAGGCTAGTGGGGCCAGGCTGCCCCCTAAAACACACCGGAAGATGGCCC GGAAGGAGTGCGACCTCAACAGGCAGTGTGGGGTAATAAATCCAGAGACCAAAAAGATCTGTACCCGCCTGCTGACCTGCAAG ATCCACTCGGTGCACCAGCGCCGGGAGGTCCAGGGCCGGGCCAAGGACTTTGATGTGCTAGTGGCAGAGCTGAAGGCCAACTCCCGCAAAGGGGAGTCTCCCAAGGAGAAGAGCCCAGGGCGTAAGGAGCCAGCTCTCGAGCGCGCCTCCCAGGAGCCCCTCTCCTCAGTCCAGGTTGTGGCAGCAGCGGCTGCGCCCAGCAGCACCTTCTCTGCTCGTGACAAGCAGACCTACCCATACTGTGCATTGCCCAG GTCCCGGGCCTCCTCTGAAAGTGAGTTGGATGATGATGGCCcctgtggtggtgatggtgacccAGGCCTGttccccttccctctgccccggggtggggcccaggcctcCAGCGAGgagagtgaggaggaggggacatCTGATGATCTCCACCTCCCCCCTGACTGCCATTATGCAACCCGGCCCCCGCGGCCACAGGCG ttctGCACCTTTGGGAGCCGGCTGGTGAGTCCAGGATGCTACGTGTTTAGCCGCCGGCTGGACCGGTTCTGCTCGGCACTGAGCTCCATGCTGGAACGGCACCTCAGCTCACACATGTGGAA GAAGATCCCACCGGCGGCTGAGCCTCCATCCCACCTTGTCAGCTCACCCCTGTCTGCTCCCCTGAGCCCATCCTCTACGGGCAGCTGCCACCGCCTTCCAGGCCCACCACACAGACCTGCCTGCCCAGCCTCCACGCCCCCCACCAAGGACAGCCATGTCCCCAGCTACCCTGCAGGCTCCCCCAGTGTGGCAGCCGCCTGCAGCCAGGCAGAATGCACAGGTGGGAGCCAGGCCATCACCTCACCACTGCCTGCCAACACACCATCCCCGTCCTTCAGCAAGCTCCCTCCTTCGAAGGCCAGCAAGTCGTCCAAAGGCAAGGACAGAGCTGAGGTGGAGGCGCCTTCTCGAAAGCGAAAGTTATCCCCAGGCCCCACCACTTTCAAACGGACCTGCATCCTGGAGCCCACTGGAAAAGGCAAACCCTCTGGCTGCCGTAGCCTCTCGGCCAAGACTAAAACAGCCCTAGGCATGGGGCTTAATGGGACGGTGGGGCCAAGAGTGAAGAGGGCAGGGCCCCTGGACTGTCGGGGTTCCCCTCATCAGCCCCCCACACCGGTCAAGGCTTCTCAGCTGGACAACCGGGGAGCGGCTGGACACCCAGCCAAGGCCCTACCAACCAACTGCCTCTCTGAGGAAGAGGTAGCCAAGAAGCGGAAAAACCTGGCCACTTACTGCCGGCCAGTGAAGGCCAAGCACTGCCAGGCTGGCGCCCCAGCCGATGCGGCCTGCTCTGTGCGCCGCAAGAAGCCGGGTCCAGCCCTGGCCTTTGAGGAGAAGTGTTCTACACTGAAG TCAAAAGCCCATTAA
- the LOC131404251 gene encoding probable transmembrane reductase CYB561D1 isoform X2, whose protein sequence is MQPLVVDLAPAPAREPRLTRWLRRGSGILAHLVALGFTIFLILLSRPGTSLFSWHPVFMALAFCLCMAEAILLFSSEHSPFFFCSRKARIRLHWVGQTLAILCASLGLGFIISSRTRSELPHLVSWHSWVGALTLLATGGQALCGLCLLCPRAARVSRVARLKLYHLTCGLVVYLMATVTVLLGLYSVWFQAQIKGAAWYLCLALPLYPALVIMHQISSSYLPRKKMEM, encoded by the exons ATGCAGCCCCTGGTGGTAGATCTGGCTCCCGCTCCAGCGAGGGAGCCGAGACTGACCCGCTGGCTGCGGAGAGGCAGTGGGATCTTGGCGCACCTGGTAGCTTTGGGCTTCACCATCTTTCTGATTCTGCTGTCCCGGCCAGGAACCA GTCTTTTCTCCTGGCACCCTGTATTCATGGCCTTGGCG TTCTGCCTCTGCATGGCTGAGGCCATCCTACTCTTCTCGTCTGAGCACTCCCCGTTCTTCTTCTGCTCCCGAAAGGCCCGGATCCGACTCcactgggtggggcagaccctagcCATCCTCTGTGCATCCCTGGGCCTGGGCTTCATCATCTCCAGCAGGACTCGCAGTGAGCTGCCCCACCTGGTGTCCTGGCACAGTTGGGTAGGGGCTCTGACACTGCTGGCCACTGGTGGTCAGGCCCTGTGTGGGCTCTGCCTCCTCTGTCCGCGGGCAGCCAGGGTCTCAAGGGTGGCTCGCCTCAAGCTCTACCATCTGACATGTGGACTGGTGGTCTACCTGATGGCTACTGTAACGGTGCTCCTGGGCCTGTACTCAGTGTGGTTCCAGGCCCAGATCAAAGGTGCAGCCTGGTACCTGTGCCTGGCGCTGCCCCTCTATCCAGCCCTGGTGATCATGCACCAGATCTCCAGCTCCTACTTGCcaaggaagaaaatggaaatgtGA
- the LOC131404251 gene encoding probable transmembrane reductase CYB561D1 isoform X1, giving the protein MQPLVVDLAPAPAREPRLTRWLRRGSGILAHLVALGFTIFLILLSRPGTSLFSWHPVFMALAASKLGLRLTGPLLCSQFCLCMAEAILLFSSEHSPFFFCSRKARIRLHWVGQTLAILCASLGLGFIISSRTRSELPHLVSWHSWVGALTLLATGGQALCGLCLLCPRAARVSRVARLKLYHLTCGLVVYLMATVTVLLGLYSVWFQAQIKGAAWYLCLALPLYPALVIMHQISSSYLPRKKMEM; this is encoded by the exons ATGCAGCCCCTGGTGGTAGATCTGGCTCCCGCTCCAGCGAGGGAGCCGAGACTGACCCGCTGGCTGCGGAGAGGCAGTGGGATCTTGGCGCACCTGGTAGCTTTGGGCTTCACCATCTTTCTGATTCTGCTGTCCCGGCCAGGAACCA GTCTTTTCTCCTGGCACCCTGTATTCATGGCCTTGGCG GCCTCCAAGCTGGGCCTGAGGCTCACTGGCCCTCTCCTGTGTTCACAGTTCTGCCTCTGCATGGCTGAGGCCATCCTACTCTTCTCGTCTGAGCACTCCCCGTTCTTCTTCTGCTCCCGAAAGGCCCGGATCCGACTCcactgggtggggcagaccctagcCATCCTCTGTGCATCCCTGGGCCTGGGCTTCATCATCTCCAGCAGGACTCGCAGTGAGCTGCCCCACCTGGTGTCCTGGCACAGTTGGGTAGGGGCTCTGACACTGCTGGCCACTGGTGGTCAGGCCCTGTGTGGGCTCTGCCTCCTCTGTCCGCGGGCAGCCAGGGTCTCAAGGGTGGCTCGCCTCAAGCTCTACCATCTGACATGTGGACTGGTGGTCTACCTGATGGCTACTGTAACGGTGCTCCTGGGCCTGTACTCAGTGTGGTTCCAGGCCCAGATCAAAGGTGCAGCCTGGTACCTGTGCCTGGCGCTGCCCCTCTATCCAGCCCTGGTGATCATGCACCAGATCTCCAGCTCCTACTTGCcaaggaagaaaatggaaatgtGA